The Flammeovirga pectinis genomic interval TTGGTGACGAAGTAAATGCTGGTGATATTTTAGCTGAAGTTCAAACGGACAAAGCTACAATGGAATTAGAATCTTACGATGAAGGTAAACTTCTATACGTTGCTGTTGAAGATGGTGGTTCTGTTCCTGTAGATGGTGTTATTGCCATTATTGGTGAAGAAGGCGCTGATTACGAAACTTTATTAAAAGCTGAAGCGGCAAAATCTGCTGCTCCTACTACTGAAGCTGCTCCAGTTGCTGAGGCTGCTCCTGCACCCAAAGCCGCCGCTGCTGCTCCAGTTGCTAAGAAAACTTCTGCACCTGCTGTAGCTCAATCAAGAGATGCGGCTCCTGCTCCAGAGCATGATGGAAAAAGAGTATTTGCTTCTCCATTAGCTAAGAAAATGGCTGAAGACAAAGGTTTTAATATTGCTATGATTCCTGGATCTGGAGATCACGGTAGAGTAATTAAGCGTGATGTTGAAGCATTCGTTCCTGCACCAACAACTGCTCCTGCTACTCCTCCTGTAGCTGCTGTGCCTGCTGGTGTTGAAAGCTTTGATGATCAGCCTATGAATAATATGCGTAAGGCGATCACTAGAAACCTTAACTCTAGCCAATTTGGTGCTCCTCACTTCTATTTAACAATGGATATCGACATGGACAATGCTATGGCAGCAAGAAAGTCTATGAACGAGGTTGCAGATGTTAAAATTTCTTTCAATGATATGGTTGTTAAAGCTGTTGCTGCTTCTTTAAAGAAGCATCCAATGGTTAACTCATTAGTTGAAGGTGATGTTATTAGAGTAGCAAGCCATGTAAATGTAGGTGTAGCTGTTGCTATTCCTGATGGTTTAGTAGTACCAGTAATTAGACATACAGATTCATTATCTTTATCTCAAATTTCTGGAACTGTTAAAGAGATGGCTGGTAAAGCAAAAGATAAAAAATTATCTTTAGATGAAATGACAGGTGCAACATTTACAATTTCAAACTTAGGTATGTTTGGAATTGAACAGTTCACTTCGATTTTAAATGCTCCTGCTTCTTGTATTTTAGCTGTTGGTGGTATTAAGCAAGTTCCTGTTGTTAAAAACGGTCAAATTGTTCCTGGTAACGTAATGAAAATTACACTTACTTGTGATCATAGATCTGTTGATGGTGCAATCGGTGCTGCATTCTTACATACACTTAAAGGTCTTTTAGAAGATCCTGTTAGAATCTTAATCTAATTCACACGAATTAGTTTACATATAAAAAGGACTACTGCAATTAATTGTAGTAGTCTTTTTGCTTTTAAAAAATCTAGTACAAAAAAATGCAATATACTTTTACAGTATATTGCATTTCTGAGTGATTGGATTAATCGTCCTGTCGGTTAGACAGCTTTTATTTAGTATTATTCGCAGTAGTTAATAACGAATACTGCATGAATAAGTTTCAAAAAAAATGACATTTTTCACCTTTACCAACTCCCATTAAATATTTCTGTTATTGCACTTTCTAGTTGAGTATCTTTATCCATCTCTGTATCAATAGGTTGCTGAGTTACTAAGATATCTGGAGGAACTCCCAATTCAAAATCTAAATCTCCATCAACAGATCGAGTCTGCGTAACAGACATTCTGTAATACCATCCATTAGGTAATTGACCGCCTCTTGGTGCTCCAAGGCCACCACCTGTTGGTACTCCTATTATCTTTACATCCCTTAGTTTCTGTACTGATTTCATTGCAGTAGCAAAGTATGATGTTGCACTATAACAACCTCTATCTGTAAGAATAACTATCTTACCTGGATAATATAATCCACTTGGAGATATATTAGCAGGAATCCAATCATCAAAGTCATCTGCTCCAGGCCCTGTCTTATTTCTACTATAATACAATGTAACTTCACCAGAATCAGAAGGTATAAACCTTTG includes:
- a CDS encoding 2-oxo acid dehydrogenase subunit E2 → MAEIIRMPKMSDTMTEGVIASWLVKVGDQIASGDVIAEVETDKATMELENYEDGTLLYIAVQEKEAVAIDGIIAIVGEEGEDYQSLLSGDTAAAPAEAPAAPAAPEAPAAAPAPAAEAIDTSGINATVVKMPKMSDTMTDGTISSWLMKVGDEVNAGDILAEVQTDKATMELESYDEGKLLYVAVEDGGSVPVDGVIAIIGEEGADYETLLKAEAAKSAAPTTEAAPVAEAAPAPKAAAAAPVAKKTSAPAVAQSRDAAPAPEHDGKRVFASPLAKKMAEDKGFNIAMIPGSGDHGRVIKRDVEAFVPAPTTAPATPPVAAVPAGVESFDDQPMNNMRKAITRNLNSSQFGAPHFYLTMDIDMDNAMAARKSMNEVADVKISFNDMVVKAVAASLKKHPMVNSLVEGDVIRVASHVNVGVAVAIPDGLVVPVIRHTDSLSLSQISGTVKEMAGKAKDKKLSLDEMTGATFTISNLGMFGIEQFTSILNAPASCILAVGGIKQVPVVKNGQIVPGNVMKITLTCDHRSVDGAIGAAFLHTLKGLLEDPVRILI